The segment CGCCGGTGACGTGTACTTTGGACTCACCGTCGACGAATACGTTGATCTCGCTACGGATACCGAAGGGCTTCATGTAGATTCCTGGTTCGATAGAGAAGCAGGTTTTGGTCATCACCAAACGCTCTTCTTTCGTTTCCAGGTTGTCCATGTGAGCACCGTTGCCGTGCGTTTCACGACCGATGTTGTGCCCTGTTCTGTGGATGAAGTATTCGCCATAGCCCGCTTCATCAATCACGTCCCGTGAAGCCTTGTCGACTTCCCAGCCCTGAAGTTCCCGACCCGCTGCAAACGCATCTTTCGCGCATTTGATTCCCGCGTCCCGCGACGCTGCCACGATGTCGAAAATCTCTTTGTATTCGTTCGGTACAGAATCGCCAACATAGCCGACCTTGGTCAAGTCGCTGTACACGCCCAGCGGCACGTCCATCTTGGCCCACATATCCAGTAGCAGGAAATCACCCTCTTTGATTTCAGCGTCCGATCCCGGTTGCGGCGTGTAGTGTGGGTCTCCACTGTGCGGCCCGACGGCGACAATCGGCGGATGATAGGTCGTCATGTTGTTCGCGGCATAGTAAGACATAACGTGGTTCTGCAGATCTGTTTCACGGAGCGTTTGACCGCTTTCGATACTGTCGCGAACCATTGACCAGGCCATCTCGAACGCGGCTTGATTCAGTCGGTCGGCTTCAAGGTGAAGCTCCCATTGTTCGCTCGACCAGCGAGCTTCGAAATACTGAACGAGATTTCCGGAACTGGCAACATCGGGCCCCAGCGATCGAATCAACTCTACGGTTCCACCATCAACGCGTGAAACGTATGGATTGGCGTTGTTAGGCGAGTATTCCATCGCGATTTTTCCGGCGGAGCCCAAAATCGACTTGAGTTCTTCGTGAAGTTCCTGCCAGCGAAGGTAAATTCGCTTCTGCCCCGGCAAGTGGTCGAGGGCTTCCGTTTCGATGCGATGGACCAGTTTTTGTGGATCGCCTTCCGCCGGAACGTAGAAAAAGTATCTTCTTGAACCGACGTCATCGGGCTCGATTCCCAGAACTCGCTGAGCCAAAACATTGAGCCCGCGAAAGTCATACAACAACCAGCCATCAAATCCAAATTCCTTGATGGCGTTCTGAATCGCTGGAAGGTCAAAATTGATCATGATCTTGCGCTCGAGAGTACACAGGTAACTGCAACCATTTTAGTCAGTTCGTCTGCACGTCGGAACCAGTGCGTAGTTCTACGGAACCGGTATCAGTGTCTTTCGCGGACAGATTTCCAAGGAACGCTTTCACCTCAACCGCTCGTTGGCGAACCGCGGAGTCCTCGTCAGTGGTTAACGTTTCCAGCAGCGACATGTATCGCGGCAGCGGCCGAGCCTGGATCAATCTGGCGACGGTGCTACGATGTAGCGGGTTATCGCTACGAGCCAACGCTTCGATTCGATCTTCTTTCCAACTCCGTCGCTCAGGGATGTACTTGTGCGGCGCGTCGGCGAAAACAAATTTGGATCTCCGCCAAACTTCATAGTCATCCTCGATCGCTGCGATTTTCTCGAACCATTGAGATCTTAGCTTCAAGAACATCTCGGCGCCTTGTTTGCAATCAAGATTCGCAATCGCATAGTCAATCGACTCCAGTTCATCGGCTGATTCCCTGTCGCCAGGAAACAGACGAACTCCATCGGCTACGCCGTCCGGGCTCTGTTTAACTTCATCCTTCAGTTTCGACAGGATTTCCAGTTGAACTTCCGCGGGAATGGTTTGAGGAATCCCGACGCTGTTTTCATAAATGCCTAGCAAGCATCTTTGGCGGACGTCGGGCGGCGAATCCAGATAGCAGTCGACGAACATTTGAGGCGTCGATTCAGGCCACAGGCGAGCAAGATAGTTCAATCGCAACTGAAGCCGAACTGTCAGATGCATCGTTTCGATTTTATCGATGCCGGAATCAAGTTCAGGCCAGAACTCCATCGCTATCGAAGGACGAGGTTCGTTCGCATGATCCAGAAACAGGAACTCAAGGTGTGGAGCGATTGGCCATGGATCGGTCGGAGTCTTAAGTGAAAGTAAATTCGCGATTGCAGCCATTGCGGTATCGGCGTCTTGATCTTTACTTTTAGCCAGCAACGGGTTCGGTGCGATGCTTTGCTGAGCCAAATCAAGAACGTACTTCCGGTTCGACTTTCGCCATTGGGCTCCGCCTTTGGAATCGAGAAACAACATTTCGTATTCGGATAGCTTTACCTTCGTGCTGCCAAAAGGTTGTTGCGGTCCCATTGACCACAACCAGCGACGCCGTAGAAACTCGTCTGACTCATGTCCACCGCAAATCGGCTCGCGATATTTTTCGAGATGAAGCATCCCGGTTTCCAAGAGCGATGCCAGCTCCCGAGTGTCTGAATTCGAGAAACTCAAGGCGTGACGCTGGTACATCCGCCACGCACTCGACGTTGGCTTGGGCGGAGCAAGCCGGAAGCGATGCCGGCCGATTTTGCGTTCCAGCTCGTTGTATTGATCCGGGTTTTCGAGATTGAGTTTTTCGTCGAGATACCACGCTGCATAGATCCATGGCTTCAGGTGATCGATTTCCGGGACAGATTCCCATTGGAAAATTTCTCGCGATGAGCCTTCATAAAATTTTGGCCATCGCTCCCAGTGGCTATCGGTTAGCCGTGTGATCAGCTGCTCTTTGTCCAGGCTTTGGGCAACCAGTTCCGCTAATCGTATGGTTTCCATCGCCGTCTGATTGTCGATTACTCGATTTCCCAATCGGTCCAGCGTGCGGGCGGCCAGTTCAGCAGTGATTTCCGTTTCAAGCCCATACTTCTTCAACAGGAAACGATCGATTGCATTCTGGAGCAAAGGTTCGGTCAGCGTAAATCGATGGACCGCAAACCATGACCGATCCTGACTCAAAAACTCAGCCAAGGATTGATGCCATGCATCGGATGGCTCGAATTCGCTGACGCAGGCCGTACGGAACAGCTCCCAGAGTTCCGCTTCTTGGCGATCTCGTTGCGCATAGTCGATAGGCTTCGCTTCGGTTTGCGCACGCGAAGGCTCGGTTGTGACAGCGACGGCAGCTAATTTCAGCAACGGAAAAAAGTAAACGAGAAGAGCGAGTGGGATCAGCCACAGGGAAACCAGAATGAACAGCTTGCTCCGCTGTGGCTCGTGTCGGTTCGCTGCAATCAGCAGGCTGAGGAACACTGGCAAAAAGATCATGAACCAGAACAGCGGCATCCATAACTCAGCCCACAGCGGTGCGAGAAAGTACGGGTTGAGGAACAGGTCCTGAACGGTGCTGCGAATTTGCAACGCCATCATTAGCCAACACGCTCCGTACACCAGCATTCCGGAATAAAACGCTGCTCGAATCACGGGCCGATCACCGCGTATCTTGGTAAGCTTCCACGCAAGACTCGTCGCATGGATCAGTACCAGAGTGACGGAAATGAAATCTGGTTCCAGAAACGGACGCGGCGACAAAATTACGTAGAGGCCGAACACG is part of the Mariniblastus fucicola genome and harbors:
- a CDS encoding M24 family metallopeptidase, whose translation is MINFDLPAIQNAIKEFGFDGWLLYDFRGLNVLAQRVLGIEPDDVGSRRYFFYVPAEGDPQKLVHRIETEALDHLPGQKRIYLRWQELHEELKSILGSAGKIAMEYSPNNANPYVSRVDGGTVELIRSLGPDVASSGNLVQYFEARWSSEQWELHLEADRLNQAAFEMAWSMVRDSIESGQTLRETDLQNHVMSYYAANNMTTYHPPIVAVGPHSGDPHYTPQPGSDAEIKEGDFLLLDMWAKMDVPLGVYSDLTKVGYVGDSVPNEYKEIFDIVAASRDAGIKCAKDAFAAGRELQGWEVDKASRDVIDEAGYGEYFIHRTGHNIGRETHGNGAHMDNLETKEERLVMTKTCFSIEPGIYMKPFGIRSEINVFVDGESKVHVTGGIQTEIRKILSED
- a CDS encoding HEAT repeat domain-containing protein produces the protein MAGSSLQVDTLDASAIQSREGDSSLEALHCALRPFNRRWMIVFGLYVILSPRPFLEPDFISVTLVLIHATSLAWKLTKIRGDRPVIRAAFYSGMLVYGACWLMMALQIRSTVQDLFLNPYFLAPLWAELWMPLFWFMIFLPVFLSLLIAANRHEPQRSKLFILVSLWLIPLALLVYFFPLLKLAAVAVTTEPSRAQTEAKPIDYAQRDRQEAELWELFRTACVSEFEPSDAWHQSLAEFLSQDRSWFAVHRFTLTEPLLQNAIDRFLLKKYGLETEITAELAARTLDRLGNRVIDNQTAMETIRLAELVAQSLDKEQLITRLTDSHWERWPKFYEGSSREIFQWESVPEIDHLKPWIYAAWYLDEKLNLENPDQYNELERKIGRHRFRLAPPKPTSSAWRMYQRHALSFSNSDTRELASLLETGMLHLEKYREPICGGHESDEFLRRRWLWSMGPQQPFGSTKVKLSEYEMLFLDSKGGAQWRKSNRKYVLDLAQQSIAPNPLLAKSKDQDADTAMAAIANLLSLKTPTDPWPIAPHLEFLFLDHANEPRPSIAMEFWPELDSGIDKIETMHLTVRLQLRLNYLARLWPESTPQMFVDCYLDSPPDVRQRCLLGIYENSVGIPQTIPAEVQLEILSKLKDEVKQSPDGVADGVRLFPGDRESADELESIDYAIANLDCKQGAEMFLKLRSQWFEKIAAIEDDYEVWRRSKFVFADAPHKYIPERRSWKEDRIEALARSDNPLHRSTVARLIQARPLPRYMSLLETLTTDEDSAVRQRAVEVKAFLGNLSAKDTDTGSVELRTGSDVQTN